A single Triticum dicoccoides isolate Atlit2015 ecotype Zavitan chromosome 2A, WEW_v2.0, whole genome shotgun sequence DNA region contains:
- the LOC119358005 gene encoding protein trichome birefringence-like 2 has protein sequence RKEFVHPVQEGAAADHNDGAGTGTAGANTSSGNHNGVIGIVGAGNDQVVWTSSADHSDGADTGTVTAGANTSVAVGPGNHRVEWTPSADHSAGAGTGTVTAATNTSVAVGPGNHRVVWTSGVQDLVTFAKCHLFSGRWAREENHAFYPPRSCPHIDGDFNCHKNGRQDTGFLNWRWQPSGCNIPRMNGTDFLERLRGQRIILVGNSLNRNMWESLVCTLRHGVRNKKNVYEKSGKNQFKTRGYYSFKFRDYNCSVDFIRSTLLVKEMVRESPNGTVLDEKLRLDELDATTPAYQTADIVVVNTGHWWTHPKTSKGLNYYQEGYRVHHCLEVMEAYRKALTTWAKWVDNNIDPTRTQIVFRGLSLTHFKGGQWNSGGRCHRETEPVFNQTYLTEYPERMRILEKVMSRMKTPVIYLNISRLTDYRKDGHPSVYRVRYETEEERMAAAATKQDCSHWCLPGTWNELLYASLLQAFFKFYRNNMP, from the exons CGGAAGGAGTTCGTCCACCCGGTGCAGGAAGGAGCTGCCGCTGACCACAACGATGGCGCCGGCACCGGCACGGCAGGCGCCAACACCAGCTCCGGCAACCACAACGGCGTCATCGGCATCGTCGGGGCCGGCAACGACCAGGTGGTGTGGACGTCCTCCGCCGACCACAGCGACGGCGCCGACACTGGCACCGTCACGGCAGGCGCGAACACCAGCGTTGCCGTCGGGCCCGGCAACCACCGGGTGGAGTGGACGCCTTCCGCCGACCACAGCGCCGGCGCCGGCACTGGCACCGTCACGGCAGCCACGAACACCAGCGTGGCCGTCGGGCCCGGCAACCACCGGGTGGTATGGACGTCGGGCGTGCAGGACCTGGTGACCTTCGCCAAGTGCCATCTGTTCAGCGGGAGGTGGGCGAGGGAGGAGAACCACGCGTTCTACCCGCCGCGGTCGTGCCCCCACATCGACGGCGACTTCAACTGCCACAAGAATGGCCGGCAGGACACCGGCTTCCTCAACTGGAGGTGGCAGCCGAGCGGCTGCAACATTCCCAG GATGAACGGGACTGATTTCCTGGAGAGGCTGCGAGGCCAGAGGATCATACTCGTCGGCAACTCGCTGAACCGCAACATGTGGGAGTCTCTGGTCTGCACTCTCCGCCATGGTGTCAGGAACAAGAAGAACGTGTACGAGAAATCCGGGAAGAACCAGTTCAAAACCAGAGGATACTACTCATTCAAGTTCAGG GACTACAATTGCTCTGTGGATTTCATAAGATCGACACTTCTGGTCAAAGAGATGGTCCGCGAGAGCCCAAACGGTACCGTCCTCGACGAAAAACTGAGGTTGGATGAGCTAGACGCAACGACTCCGGCGTACCAGACTGCCGACATCGTCGTCGTCAACACCGGGCACTGGTGGACTCACCCAAAGACGTCAAAAGG GCTGAACTATTACCAAGAAGGCTACCGTGTGCACCACTGCCTTGAGGTGATGGAGGCATACAGGAAAGCACTGACCACATGGGCTAAATGGGTCGACAACAACATAGACCCAACAAGAACTCAGATCGTGTTCAGAGGACTCTCCCTAACACACTTCAA GGGAGGGCAGTGGAACTCAGGAGGGCGATGCCACAGGGAGACCGAGCCGGTATTCAACCAGACGTACCTCACCGAGTACCCCGAGAGGATGAGGATACTGGAGAAGGTCATGAGCCGGATGAAGACCCCTGTGATATACCTCAACATCAGCCGGCTCACCGACTACCGGAAGGACGGCCACCCCTCGGTGTACCGGGTGCGCTACGAGACGGAGGAGGagcggatggcggcggcggcgaccaagcAGGACTGCAGCCACTGGTGCCTGCCGGGCACGTGGAATGAGCTGCTGTATGCCTCGCTGCTCCAG GCTTTCTTCAAGTTCTACAGAAACAACATGCCTTGA
- the LOC119355717 gene encoding uncharacterized protein LOC119355717, whose protein sequence is MADQESMDLPNSDTQSVSSQVSCISEQMPERCQHKEIDSERIKPASRFESNFEHVHLPYGGEDEGGRVNGQVSCILEQAEALCDEMASILGKTSYYDVSNLFHMAYRFLNISRSIYDYTCNADRQTADQYAEDQRTKEHVEMTDQVDKGKSSTHCLNQRSKEEVDESATDLTMDLCKSNMETHQMAADSQMTDDKDEHFVAADLISGLSNQMTVHCYENQSTVEYVEMIDLTVGKGQSSTETHALRMMDQGKSSNEGKSSNEGKSSTETRALRMMDQGKSSSEGQSSNESKSSMETHASRMMDQGKKSSFRMVLDCDENGMPNLCKYYEMLECEDAEEEDEEMTPKVVRMYNKFRKELLEMEAGLRKDREQDQKDRIKRTR, encoded by the coding sequence ATGGCCGATCAGGAGAGCATGGATCTGCCCAACTCCGATACGCAGAGTGTGAGCTCCCAAGTCAGTTGCATCTCCGAGCAGATGCCCGAGCGCTGCCAACACAAGGAGATCGACTCGGAGAGAATCAAACCAGCCTCCAGATTCGAATCCAACTTCGAGCATGTGCATTTACCCTACGGTGGCGAGGACGAGGGGGGGCGCGTAAACGGCCAAGTCAGTTGTATATTGGAGCAGGCGGAGGCCTTGTGCGACGAGATGGCATCTATTCTGGGCAAAACCTCCTATTACGATGTCTCCAATCTGTTTCACATGGCGTATAGATTTCTGAACATCTCCAGGAGTATATACGATTATACCTGCAATGCTGATAGACAGACGGCTGACCAATATGCTGAGGACCAGAGGACCAAGGAGCATGTGGAGATGACTGATCAGGTGGACAAAGGCAAATCCAGCACCCACTGTCTTAACCAGAGGAGCAAGGAAGAGGTGGATGAATCTGCAACAGATTTGACAATGGACCTTTGTAAATCAAACATGGAGACGCACCAGATGGCTGCTGATAGCCAGATGACAGATGACAAAGATGAACATTTTGTGGCAGCAGATCTGATAAGTGGTCTTTCCAACCAGATGACTGTGCACTGTTATGAGAACCAGAGTACTGTGGAGTACGTGGAGATGATTGATCTCACGGTGGGCAAAGGCCAATCAAGCACGGAGACGCATGCGTTGAGGATGATGGACCAAGGAAAATCAAGCAATGAAGGCAAATCAAGTAACGAAGGCAAATCAAGCACGGAGACGCGTGCGTTGAGGATGATGGACCAAGGAAAATCAAGTAGTGAAGGCCAATCAAGTAACGAAAGCAAATCAAGCATGGAGACACATGCCTCGAGGATGATGGACCAAGGCAAAAAATCAAGCTTTAGGATGGTGCTGGATTGCGATGAGAATGGTATGCCCAACTTGTGCAAATATTACGAGATGCTCGAATGTGAGGATgcggaggaggaagatgaggagatgaCTCCGAAGGTTGTAAGGATGTATAACAAATTCCGTAAGGAGCTATTAGAGATGGAAGCTGGCTTACGCAAGGACCGGGAGCAGGATCAAAAGGACAGGATCAAAAGGACGCGCTGA